The sequence below is a genomic window from Vicinamibacteria bacterium.
TCTCCGGCTGCGCTGGATCGCCCGGGGTGAGCAACACGACGAGGGCTCGAACTTCGACGACTGGGATCCTCTTCGGACCTACTCCTGGCGCATCGAATGGGGTCCGGTCGGCCAAGGCCATCGCGTGCGGGTGTCGCTGGACGGCGACGTCGAGATCGAGGTCGATTACACGAACAACTACCGACCGAACGTTCACTTCATCGAGCTCGGCATCGCCGAGAGAGGGGAATCCGTCGTTGGAACGACTTATTCGAACTTGAGAATAGGGAATTGAGAGCCTCGGGACCGAGACGACCCCCTCGGCCCGATAGCCTCCCCTGAAGTCTTGCCCCCCCATCGAGCTTTCAGGGGAGGCACCCTCCTGAAGAAGGGGCGCCTCCCGAAAAGGGAGGCGCCCTCCGCTTTGTTGCCCGGCCCGAGCCGCTAGGGCGGAAGCGACCCGTGTTATATACTTGAAGGGTAGTCACCCTTTCCCCCCAACAACCCAGGACCCGGACGGAGCAGCATGGAGAGCGCCAGCGTCGCGAGCATCCCCTCGGAGGCGGACTCGGAGCGGGCTAGCCTCGTCGTGGTCATCGACGACGACCGAAACCTCTGCGATCTCGTCGAGCGTTATCTCGATCGAGCCGGGCATCACGTTCGCGTCTTCCACGACGGTGAGAGCTTTCTCACCGAGCTCGAAGCCATGTTGCCGGACGTGGTCTGCCTCGACCTGGGAATGCCGGGAATCGGCGGCGTCGAGACCCTCGAGATCATCAAGAGGCGCCACCAGAAACTCCCGGTCATCATCCTGACGGCCGATGACAGCATCGGAAGCGTCGTGGGCGCCATCAAGCGCGGAGCCTATGACTATCTGGTAAAACCGATCGACCGCACCAAGCTCGTCACGACGGTTGCCAACGCGCTGGAGCGCCACCGGATGTCCCTGCGCCTTCGCGAGCTCGAACGCGAGGTCGAAGGGCCAGGCTACGCCAAGATCGTCGGCGATTCCGCGGTGATGAAAGAGCTCTACCGGCAGATGGACCGGGTGGCGGCAAGCGACATCACGATATTGATTCACGGCGACAGCGGAAGCGGAAAAGAGCTCGTCGCCCAGGCGATCCACCAAACGAGCGGAAGAAAAGCCGGACCCTTCGTCGCGCTCAATTGCGCGGCCATCCCCGAGACGCTCCAGGAGTCCGAGATATTCGGACACGAGAAGGGGTCGTTCACCGGTGCTGTGGGCCGACACGTCGGAAAGTTCGAGCAGGCGGACGGGGGCTGCCTCTTCATGGACGAGGTCGCCGAGCTCAGCTTGACCCTCCAGGCCAAGCTGTTGCGGGCGATCCAGGAGAAACGTTTCCACCGCGTCGGTGGCTCGAGCCAGGTACGCTCGGATTTCAGGCTGATCGCGGCGACGCACCGGAATCTTCTGGACGAGGTCAAAGCGGGCCGTTTTCGCGAGGATCTGTATTTCCGCATCGCCGTCTTCGAGCTGGAAGTGCCTCCGTTGAGGGCGCGGGGCGAGGACGTCGTTCGCTTGGCAGAGCTCTTCCTCGATCGGTACAAACAAAAGGGAGAGCCACGGCCCCGGCTCTCGCACGATGTCATCCGGCTGCTCAAATCGTACTCCTGGCCGGGAAATGTTCGCGAGCTGGAGAACCTCATGCAGCGCTGCCTTCTGATCGCGAAGGACCGCCTCATCCGGCCCGAGGATCTACCGCTTCGGCTCCGGACTTCACCCATCGGTTTGCCTCCCCCGGCGGAGCAAGAGTCCGTCGCCGCCGGGCCCCCGCCCAACTCAGCTCCCGAACGG
It includes:
- a CDS encoding sigma-54 dependent transcriptional regulator, which codes for MESASVASIPSEADSERASLVVVIDDDRNLCDLVERYLDRAGHHVRVFHDGESFLTELEAMLPDVVCLDLGMPGIGGVETLEIIKRRHQKLPVIILTADDSIGSVVGAIKRGAYDYLVKPIDRTKLVTTVANALERHRMSLRLRELEREVEGPGYAKIVGDSAVMKELYRQMDRVAASDITILIHGDSGSGKELVAQAIHQTSGRKAGPFVALNCAAIPETLQESEIFGHEKGSFTGAVGRHVGKFEQADGGCLFMDEVAELSLTLQAKLLRAIQEKRFHRVGGSSQVRSDFRLIAATHRNLLDEVKAGRFREDLYFRIAVFELEVPPLRARGEDVVRLAELFLDRYKQKGEPRPRLSHDVIRLLKSYSWPGNVRELENLMQRCLLIAKDRLIRPEDLPLRLRTSPIGLPPPAEQESVAAGPPPNSAPERSKRLETLDLKELERLAIEQALQEANGNLSQVVRLLGIGRTTLYRKLKSHNLRS